GGTGAGATTGCCCAGACGGGCATCGAGTTCAAGTACGACCTGTACAACGCGAACATCTGCACCGAAGCCGCGATGAGCCTGCACAACCAGGTGGGCTTCTACGAGCTGGGTCGCAACTTCTGGTTCTACAGCGGCCAGCTCTCGTCCACGAACAGCAACTACGCCCACGCGATGACGACGGGCTACGCGGTGCTGATGCGGTTCCTGTCCATGGAGTACACGGGCCTGGCCGTCTCCTCGAACCACGCCACCCTCCACACCAACGTGAAGAAGCTGGTGGACACGTACGCGTCCGCCACGGTGGCCTGCGGCACGGCGGGGGCCACCAGCACGCCCACGCCCTCGAACAGCTCGCTCTGCTACAAGCACGACTGGACGAACACGCTCCTGGCCAACCAGGGCCTCAACTCGCTGGGCACCACGGACCTGTTCGCGTCCTTCGTGATGCGCCTCAAGCGCGTGCACAACTGGGCCTTCGTCTTCCAGCTCTGGCGCAAGGTGGGCGCGCTGAGCAGTGTGACGAGCCCGTACTCCTCGGCGGACAACTTCGTGCTCGCCGCCAGCCGCGCGGCCAACGTCAACCTGTCCGACGTGTTCGCGGACGCCTGGCGCTGGCCGCTGAGCAGCTCGGTCCGCATCACCCTGCAGAACGAGTTCGGCAACCCGGTGAGCACCGCGCCGTATCTGGTCCCCGAGCCTCCCTGAGGGCCTCTCGGTGAGCGGTCCTCACCGGTCCAGTCGACGACGGGAGCGGGCGCGCGCGGCCTCCAGCGCCGAGTCCACGCCGCCCTCCCCTGATGGTTTCGCCCCGGAGGTGTCTGTCTTCGGCTCCGGGGTGCTCGAAGTGGACGCGGGCGACTCCAAGGCGCCCCGTGTGCTGTCGGGTGCGGGCATCGTCACGCCGGGAGCGGCCCCTCTCGGCGTGACGGTGCCCTGTGAAGTCGCGGCGACCACGCGCTGACGGGGCGCGGAGAGGAAGCGCCTCACGGCGACCTCGGCGAGCAGCACCAGCATCGCCAGCGACACCAGCCAGGGCGCCAGCGCGAGCTGTCCCTCGGACTCAGGGGCCTCGGCGAAGAGGCCCGTCATGGACAGTCGCTCCACGCCTCCACCCACCGCGGCGAGCGCGCGCAGCAGCTCCAGTCCTTCCTTCGGGCTCCCCGGCTCGAACTCCGGGGCGTACGGCAGCGCGACGGGAGGCGCCCGCAAGGCGCGCGTGCCCACGCGGACCACCGGATGCCATGTGCCGCTTCCCTCCAGCGGGAGCTCCGCCACCAGCCGGTCGTCATCCTCCCAGCGCATGGGGACCTCCACCGGCTCCGACTTCCCATCGCCCGCGAGCAACATCATCGAGGGCAGCGTGCCGGGCAGCGGCGCCTCGGGAGGCAGGTCCAGCGTCACCCGGAGCAGGTGACCCCGACGCTCGGAGCGCACCACCGCCTCGCCCAGCGGAGACGAGCCCGCCAGCGTCCAGCGCACCATCGCCTCCAGCGTCGCGCGCAGCGAGGCCCACTGGCGCAGCTCTCCGGTGAAGGGGCCATCGACCTCGGCGGTGAAGGCCACGGTGCGACCCGCGCCGCGGGGCCACATCGCGAGGACCGGGGCCGCGTGGGTGTCGAGCGTGCGCAGCGCCACGTTGGCTTGAGGACGCAGGTACGTGAGGTTGTAGCCGCCCACCTGGGGCAGGCCCTCGGAGGGGAGACGGCCCAGGAGCGGCAGGTCGGGCGCGGCCTCCATCGACACGGGCTCGTCGATGAACGTGGCCCGGGCGACCGCGAGCGTCTCCTGGCTGAAGATGCGCGGCAGGCTCATCGCGTCCTCGGCGAAGTAGATGCGTCCGCCGCCGCGCTGGGCCACTTCCATGAGGAGCTTGGCGTCGGAGTCCTTCGGCGTGCCCAGGCCGATGACCGACACCGTCACCGACTTGGACTGGAGTTCCTCGAGCGTGCGCCGGAAGTCGTCGGGCTCCTCGGAGTCCGCGGCGTCGGAGAAGAGCAGCACGTGGCGCGTGGCCTTGTCGCTCTGGAGGATTTGCTTCCGGCCGGAGCGCAGTGCCTCACCCACGTAGATGCCTCCGCCTCCGCTGAAGCCCTGGGCGACCTTGTCGAAGGGCAGGCCCGCCTGCACGGAGCGCAGCGGGAAGATTTCGTGCGTCTCCGTGTCAATCATGTGCACGGAGGCTTCGTCCTGGGGGTTGAGCAGGGAGAGCGCGGCGACGACGCCCTCGGCGGCGACCTCCATCTTGGTGCGCCCGTCGGGCACGGTGACGCCCATGGAGCACGAGCAGTCCATCAGGATGCTGATGGCGATGGAGGCGCGGCGCACCTCCTCGCGCATCTCCAGCGACACGGGCAGCAGGGGCTCGATGGGCGAGCGACGGTAGCCGCCCTCGCCGAAGCTCTCGCGTCCGCCGGTCATCACGAGCCCGCCGCCAGCCTGCTCCACGTAGGACGCGAGCGCGTTGAGGCCCGGCTCGCCGAGCAGGTTCGCGTCCACGTTCTCGAGCACCACGCTGCCCACGCCGTCGAGGTCATCGAGGGACGGCCGGAAGGGGGCTCGGACATCGACGAGCAGGCCCGTGGCCTGGAGCGCCTGCGCGAGCGTGCCCTTGGGTTGATGGGTGAGCAGCAGCACGCGGCCCGGGCCCTCGACGCGGAGCACCGCGAGGCCCTTGTCGTTCTCCACCACGCCGTCGCCGGGGACCTCCACTGTGAGCTGGTAGCGCGCGAGGCCAGGCTCCTCGATGAGGTCCCTGAGTGGCAGCACGTTGGGGCCGGGGAGGAAGTCGAAGGGGCCTTTCACGAGCACGCGGCCGTTGCGCTCCAGGCGCACGGTGCCGGTGACGGCCGCCGAGGCGTATACCTGGGCGGAGAACTGGAAGGGCTCGCGAGTGGCCACGGAGGTGGGC
The Myxococcus fulvus DNA segment above includes these coding regions:
- a CDS encoding VWA domain-containing protein, with product MTFALPQAWMLLIPLGLFLWKYGRRPGPPMYLRATLLVLVVGALSGPSCHREDAGSDVVVIVDRSASMPRDVDRTAQELVSHLESQRRPGDRVGVITFGREARVEQPLSSVGAFGGFSRPLDSEASDLSAALDAANVLIPQERTGRVLVLSDGRATGTDARGAARRLAARGIAVDWRQLARPEPALDVAVVSLDVPTSVATREPFQFSAQVYASAAVTGTVRLERNGRVLVKGPFDFLPGPNVLPLRDLIEEPGLARYQLTVEVPGDGVVENDKGLAVLRVEGPGRVLLLTHQPKGTLAQALQATGLLVDVRAPFRPSLDDLDGVGSVVLENVDANLLGEPGLNALASYVEQAGGGLVMTGGRESFGEGGYRRSPIEPLLPVSLEMREEVRRASIAISILMDCSCSMGVTVPDGRTKMEVAAEGVVAALSLLNPQDEASVHMIDTETHEIFPLRSVQAGLPFDKVAQGFSGGGGIYVGEALRSGRKQILQSDKATRHVLLFSDAADSEEPDDFRRTLEELQSKSVTVSVIGLGTPKDSDAKLLMEVAQRGGGRIYFAEDAMSLPRIFSQETLAVARATFIDEPVSMEAAPDLPLLGRLPSEGLPQVGGYNLTYLRPQANVALRTLDTHAAPVLAMWPRGAGRTVAFTAEVDGPFTGELRQWASLRATLEAMVRWTLAGSSPLGEAVVRSERRGHLLRVTLDLPPEAPLPGTLPSMMLLAGDGKSEPVEVPMRWEDDDRLVAELPLEGSGTWHPVVRVGTRALRAPPVALPYAPEFEPGSPKEGLELLRALAAVGGGVERLSMTGLFAEAPESEGQLALAPWLVSLAMLVLLAEVAVRRFLSAPRQRVVAATSQGTVTPRGAAPGVTMPAPDSTRGALESPASTSSTPEPKTDTSGAKPSGEGGVDSALEAARARSRRRLDR
- a CDS encoding calcium-binding protein, producing the protein MALVWGAVAPGSAQAALQYPPMDLNAHCVQRYGSGAFATLTANNAYGWSCYKNGQYLGMDLNQACQTQHTNGFQAAYRNFNDAYSWYCQLRANYTSQKGQVHSLFVWKGQYVALRTPDTTTCDVNRIAMLVDGFDRGYQFYSDVTGRTPSLFRHYQNLDSMAVLPSGYVTGCASASDPACGEIAQTGIEFKYDLYNANICTEAAMSLHNQVGFYELGRNFWFYSGQLSSTNSNYAHAMTTGYAVLMRFLSMEYTGLAVSSNHATLHTNVKKLVDTYASATVACGTAGATSTPTPSNSSLCYKHDWTNTLLANQGLNSLGTTDLFASFVMRLKRVHNWAFVFQLWRKVGALSSVTSPYSSADNFVLAASRAANVNLSDVFADAWRWPLSSSVRITLQNEFGNPVSTAPYLVPEPP